The Halorhabdus rudnickae region CGAGGCTCCCCGGCGGAGAAAGGACGCCGCCGTCGAGGAAGGGCGTGATTTTCTGGAGGCGGCCACGGCGGTAGGTGACGCCGAAAACGGTGACTCCGCCGTATACGCGATGCTTGGACACGAAGCGGACCTGCTCGTCGTCCACCTCCGGCCGACGACGGCCGATCTCGACGCGCTCGAACGGCGCTTCGAGCGAACGGCACTCGCTCGGTTCACCGAACGGACCGAGTCGTTCGTCTCCGTGACGGAGGCCTCGGGATATTCCGAGCGCGCCCGCGAATTCCTGAAAGGCGAACTCGACGAGAACTCCGGGCTGGCGAAGTACATGCGTTCGCGCATCGAACCGGAGATCCCCGACGCCGAACACGTCAGTTTTTACCCGATGGACAAGCGCCGCGATCCGGAGTACAACTGGTACGATCTCCCCTTCGAGGAACGGGCCGAACACATGGACGCCCACGGCGAGATCGGCCGGGAGTACGCCGGGAAAGTCACCCAGATGATCACTGGTGCGATCGGGATCGACGACTGGGAGTGGGGAGTGACGCTGTGGGCCGACGATCTGACGGACGTGAAGGAACTCCTCTACGAGATGCGTTTTGATCCCTCCAGTTCGAAGTACGCCGAGTTCGGCCCCTTCTGGGTCGGCCGCCGGATGGCACCCGACGACCTGGGGGCGTACCTCGCTGGCGACCCGATCGCTGTAGAAGGTGGGGACGAAAGCGGTGTCGGGACAGATCGCGCGCCGACGCCGGAGGCGGCGGCCGAACGTGAGGCAGATAGCGCGGACGCGGCGGGACACCCACACGAGGAGACGACCGAGCACAGCGATGACACCCCTGCGGGCCATCCGCCTGCGGAGACGGGACACGGCGGGACCGACGAGGGAGCCGAGACCGACGGGCATCCAGATAGCGCTGGCGGCCGTCCTGATCCGGGCGATGGGACCTTCTCGACGATCGAGAACCTCGACGAACGGCTATTCCAGCTCGGGATCCGCGAAGGTGGGGACTACGAGGGCGGCGAGTTCGGGCTCCTCTTTTATTCGGACGCCGACGCCGAGGAACTGTCCGAGGATGTGGCCGGTCTCAGGGAGAACTTCGAGCACTACGATCGCCACGTCACGACAGTTGTCCGCGCCTCTGGCGGCCGATCGGCGGTCGCGTCTGTCTGGACTGCCGAGGACGCTGCCGAGACTGCTGCCGGCTTCCTCGGTGATTTGCCGGGCGTCGGCGAGCGCTACGGTGGCGTTCTCGGCGAGGAAGGATCGGCTGGCGGTGGCTCGGCCGACGCGAGCCACGAAGGATCGACGACTGAGGCGAGTACGGACGAGCAGACAGCTCCGTCCGTCCGTGACGAACTCGCCGAGGCGGGCGTCTACGCCGGCCAGCCACACGGCGAGGACGTCTCCGCCCTGGTGGTATACTCCGAAGCCGCGGCCGAGGAACTCGCCGAGCCTGTCGCAGCCCTCCGAGATCGGTTCGCGGATGCCGAGGGACACGTCAGGACGTCCGTTTACGAACCGGCGGTCGGCGAAGTGACTGCAGTCGGCGATAGCGAGGCGACCGCGGTCGTCAGCCTCTGGGAGCACGAAGACGACGCCGAGTCGGCGGCCGACGCTTTGACGGCATTGCCGGGCGTCCTCGGCCGCGCCGGCGAGGGTGACGGATTCGGCACGATGGGGATGTTCTATCGGGTCAAGCCCGACTATCGCGAGGAGTTCGTCGAGACCTTCGGGACGGTCGGCGAGTTGCTTGCGGACATGGACGGTCACCGAGGGACGGCGCTGCTGGTCAACGACGACGAGGAGACAGACATGTTCATCGCCTCGAACTGGGACGATCGCGAGGATGCTATGGCCTTCTTCCGATCGGATGCATTCCGGGAGACTGTCGAGTGGGGCCGTGAAGTGCTGGCTGACCAGCCCCGGCACGTCTTCCTGGCGTGACCTCTCGATACGGCGCGTCTCTTTGATTGGAGAACCGTTCAGCCATTGCTTACCCCGATAGGTGTCGCCTTCGCTTTGCCACCGCTGTGCCGTCACCAATCCCGTTGTATCGTCCACCAGTGGGTTCAGGCCCGTGTGTGACCGACTCACTTCGGACATGTCCGAGTGCGGAGTGAGCCGACGACAGCCCTCAAGTAGATCGACACCCAGAACCCGGTATGTCCAACGACAGCGACGAGGAGCCACACCGATCACCAGACTCCGAGAACGTCGAGGACCTCCCGACGGTCAGTTGCGAGCGCTGTGGCCGCGAGTGGGACCTCGCCTACGAACTCGAAGAAGTCGCCGTGGGCAACCAGGCGTTCGAGCAGTTCGCGTTGGATCACCAGCGACACACCGGCCACTTCCCAGACGGGATCTCGACGTGGCAGGCCGACTGCCGTCAGTGTCCCGAGGCGGTTCAGCGCCTGGACGAACGGGCGGCGCGACGGTGGGCCGAGATCCACGCCAGGCATACCGCTCACGCGGTTGCACTCGAGCACGCCGACCACGAGGAGCCAACGCTGATCGAATTTTGAGCGTATAATTGGGATGGACGAACCGGAGAAAACGACCGGCGGCTACTCCTCGTGGACGTCGTCGTCCTCGGTTGTCGTCGCGTCGAGATCCTTCTCGCCGAAGTAAATCTCCGCGCCGTCTTGGGCAACCTTCTCCGCGAGGACAGCACACTTCACGCGCATCGGTGAGATGTCAACGCCGAGCATATCGATAACGTCGTCACGGTCCAGTGCTTCCAGTTCTTCGATCGTCATGCCTTCGAGCCGTTCCGACAGCATCGACGCCGAGGCCTGGGAGATGGCACAGCCGTCACCACGGAACGCGACGGTCTCGATGACCTCCTCGTCGTCGTCCAGAACGATGTCCATCTCGATAGTATCGCCACACATCGGGTTCTCTCCGGTGTGGGAGAACGTCACATCCTCGATCTCGCCGTAGTTGCGTGGATTCTTGTAGTGATCGAGGATCTGCTGTCGGTACATGTCGCTCCCGCCGATTCCCATAGGTACTACGCGTTATGTGGTACCGTCCGAAAAACGTTCCGCGGGTGAAGTTGACACGCTCCGAGTCCCCTCGATCAGCCTATGAACACGGACACAATTCAACAAATTGATCTTATCCCGCGCCCGGGAGTTGCTCTCCACTGCCCTGGCCTCGCGACGCCAATCTGACGCCTCAGTGTTTTTACTATTTGATGTGTATCTGGACTGTTAGGAGCCTGTAGAGTTAATACCCTACGATAGGATGGGGTGTGTAGAGTGAACCTTCACCCCGGGAGTTACCAGCAATGTTCGACAGAGTAAACGAGTTATCGGCTTCGTTGATCGGTGGTTCAGGTGGGGATACAGATCTCAGTGAGGACACGTTCATCGAGTTGTTACGCGACGACGAACACCCTTTGCACGTACTGATTGGTGGCAATGTAGAGCACGAAACGGGTGGACGGACCACGACTGTCGAGCCTGACGGGGATCACGCGGTATATCTCATCGTGACGGACGAGCGGGTGATGATCGTCCTGGGGGTCCAACCGGATACGGTCGAAATCGAGTTCAAACTGAGTACAGTCAAGCGGTGTACCGCTCAGTCCGGTTTACTGAACAAGACCCTGGTCGTGGACGGCGACGAGGAGACGATCCGCTTTTCGCCCACTGGGGGTGACCTTGAAGCCGTCGAGGACTACGTCGAACAGGCGTCGGACATCCATCAGGACGTTGGCGACGCCCTCCAGACCGCCACGGATCGATTCGACACGCTTGAATCGAAGATCCGAGACGAGGGAGCAGGGTCGAATCTGTGGTTGCGTATCCAGTCTTCACTCTCGGAAGCCCGGAGTTATACGACCAACGTCGGTACACAGCATCCGCTCGAATCGGACGCGAACGAGGTCACGTTAGATCGGCTACTCCATCGCGTCGAAGACGTCCAACGTGATCTTCAGCGACGATACGTCGAGGCCTGGCTCGAACGCGGTCGAGCGCAACTTGCACAGGCACGGGACGCCCGGGAGGCCGACGACCATGCCTCGTT contains the following coding sequences:
- a CDS encoding heme-binding protein, with the translated sequence MVRREAPLTTEGWYALHDFRTIDWDAWSEAPRRRKDAAVEEGRDFLEAATAVGDAENGDSAVYAMLGHEADLLVVHLRPTTADLDALERRFERTALARFTERTESFVSVTEASGYSERAREFLKGELDENSGLAKYMRSRIEPEIPDAEHVSFYPMDKRRDPEYNWYDLPFEERAEHMDAHGEIGREYAGKVTQMITGAIGIDDWEWGVTLWADDLTDVKELLYEMRFDPSSSKYAEFGPFWVGRRMAPDDLGAYLAGDPIAVEGGDESGVGTDRAPTPEAAAEREADSADAAGHPHEETTEHSDDTPAGHPPAETGHGGTDEGAETDGHPDSAGGRPDPGDGTFSTIENLDERLFQLGIREGGDYEGGEFGLLFYSDADAEELSEDVAGLRENFEHYDRHVTTVVRASGGRSAVASVWTAEDAAETAAGFLGDLPGVGERYGGVLGEEGSAGGGSADASHEGSTTEASTDEQTAPSVRDELAEAGVYAGQPHGEDVSALVVYSEAAAEELAEPVAALRDRFADAEGHVRTSVYEPAVGEVTAVGDSEATAVVSLWEHEDDAESAADALTALPGVLGRAGEGDGFGTMGMFYRVKPDYREEFVETFGTVGELLADMDGHRGTALLVNDDEETDMFIASNWDDREDAMAFFRSDAFRETVEWGREVLADQPRHVFLA
- the sufU gene encoding Fe-S cluster assembly sulfur transfer protein SufU, producing MGIGGSDMYRQQILDHYKNPRNYGEIEDVTFSHTGENPMCGDTIEMDIVLDDDEEVIETVAFRGDGCAISQASASMLSERLEGMTIEELEALDRDDVIDMLGVDISPMRVKCAVLAEKVAQDGAEIYFGEKDLDATTTEDDDVHEE